The DNA region TCATGCCCGGAACCCTACGACGCGGGCGGGCCGTAAGGTGCGTCCCATGCTCCTGCCGCCGCTGCACGATCCCTCCGGCCGCCGCGCGGTCCGCTTCCCGGATGGGGAGCTGAGCTACGCGGAGCTGCGCGCGCGGGCCGACGCGGTGGCGACGGCGCTGGGCGACGGCTCCGGTGCGCCGGTCGCGGTCTGGGCGGAGCCGACGCTGGCGACCGTTGTTGGTGTGGTCGGTGCGCTGGCCGCGGGACGCGCGGTGCTGCCGATCAGCCCGAGGGCCGGCGAGGGCGAGTTGGGGCACATCGTCGGCGACGCCCGGCCGGACGTGCTGCTCGCGCCGGGCGACGCGGAGATCGCGCTCGACCTCCCGCGCCTGGACCCGCTGGCGCTGGAGCCGGCGCCGGCCGCCGCGACCCCGCCCGCCGCCGAGGTTCCGGACAGCGCGGCCGCGCTCGTCATCTACACCTCCGGGACGACCGGGCCGCCGAAGGGCGTCGTGCTGTCGCGCGGTGCGCTGGCCGCCAACCTCGACGCGCTCGCGGAGCTGTGGGGCTGGACCGGCGACGACGAGGTCGTCCAGGCGCTGCCGCTGTTCCATGTGCATGGCCTCGTCCTCGGCGTGCTCGGGCCGCTGCGGCGCGGCGGGTCCGTCACGCATCTCGGGCGCTTCGACGCGCAGGCGGTCGCGGCGGCGCTGGCGTCCGGCGGCACGATGCTGTTCGCGGTCCCGACGATGTACCACCGCCTCGCCGCGGTCGCCGCCGAGGACACGGCGGTCGCCCAAGCGCTCGGCGGCGCGCGGCTGCTCGTCTCCGGCTCCGCGGCGCTGGCCGCCGAGCTGCACGACCGCCTCACCGAGCTCACCGGCCAGGCCGTCGTCGAGCGCTACGGGATGAGCGAGACGCTGATGATCGCCTCCACCCTGCCGGGCGCGCCGCAGCCGGGGCGCGTCGGCTTCGCGGTCCCGGGCGTCGAGATCGAGCTGCGCGACGACGACGGCGCGCCGGTCCCGGCCGACGACGCGACGGTC from Conexibacter woesei Iso977N includes:
- a CDS encoding AMP-binding protein, with product MLLPPLHDPSGRRAVRFPDGELSYAELRARADAVATALGDGSGAPVAVWAEPTLATVVGVVGALAAGRAVLPISPRAGEGELGHIVGDARPDVLLAPGDAEIALDLPRLDPLALEPAPAAATPPAAEVPDSAAALVIYTSGTTGPPKGVVLSRGALAANLDALAELWGWTGDDEVVQALPLFHVHGLVLGVLGPLRRGGSVTHLGRFDAQAVAAALASGGTMLFAVPTMYHRLAAVAAEDTAVAQALGGARLLVSGSAALAAELHDRLTELTGQAVVERYGMSETLMIASTLPGAPQPGRVGFAVPGVEIELRDDDGAPVPADDATVGAVWVRGPSLLSEYLNLPEASASALRDGWFETGDLGTFDAARSLRLVGRRSTDLIKSGGFRIGAGEIEGALLEHPAVDQAAVLGLPDDDLGERIVAWIVPAAGAERDPDALIAHVAQQLAPYKRPREVRYVDDLPRNAMGKVQKRLLVD